In Brevibacillus marinus, the genomic window CGGCATAGCTTGTACCAGGCGGGATGTCGGGGAGGACATTCCTGATTCCAATTGTGCGGGGGAGGAGAACAATGGCAAAGGTAATCCGAGGAGGAACCATCGTGACGGCTGCCGACACCTACCAGGCGGACGTGCGGCTGGAAGGCGAGCAGATCGTCGCCATCGGGCAGGGATTGGATACGAGCGGCGCGGAGGTGATCGATGCGGCGGGATGTTACGTGTTTCCCGGCGCTGTCGACCCGCATACCCACCTCGAGATGCCGTTTGGCGGCACGGTGACGGCCGATGACTTCGCGACCGGCACACGGGCTGCCGCCTTTGGCGGCACGACCACCATCATCGATTTTTGTCTCACGAAAAAAGGGGAGCCGCTCCGTCAGGCGATCGCCGCCTGGCACGAAAAGGCGGCAAACAAGGCGGCGATCGATTACGGCTTTCACCTGATGATCGCGGAAGCGAACGATCAGGTGCTCGACGAGCTGCAGGAGGTGGTGGAAGAGGAAGGGATCACCTCGCTGAAAGTGTTCATGGCGTACAAGAACGTGTTCCAGGCGGATGATGAAACGCTGTTCAAGACGCTGATCCGCGCCCGCGAACTGGGGGCGCTCGTGCAGGTGCACGCGGAAAACGGCGATGTGATCGAGTACCTCACGCAGCGCGCGCTGGCCAGCGGCAACACCGACCCGATCTACCACGCCTACACCCGCCCGCCGGAAGCGGAGGGGGAAGCGACAGGCCGGGCCGCCGCGCTGGCCGCGCTGGCCAACTCCCAGCTCTACGTCGTCCATGTCACCTGCCGCGAGGCTGTGGAGCAGATCGCGCAGGCGCGGGAACGCGGCTGGCAGGTGTACGGGGAAACCTGCCCGCAGTATCTGACGCTGGACATTTCCTATCTGGAGAAACCTGACTTTGAAGGGGCGAAGTACGTCTGGTCGCCGCCGCTCAGGGAAGCGTCCCATCAGGAGGTGCTCTGGAACGCGCTGAAAAGCGGCATCTTGCAAACGGTCGGTTCGGACCAGTGCTCGTTTAACTTCCGCGGGCAAAAAGAGTTGGGGCGCGGCGACTTTACCAAGATTCCCAACGGCGGCCCGGTGATCGAGGACCGGGTGGGGCTGCTCTACTCGGAGGGCGTACATGCCGGACGGATCAGTCTGAATCAGTTCGTCGATCTCGTCTCCACCAAGGCGGCGAAGCTGTTCGGCCTGTTTCCGCGCAAAGGGACGATTGCCGTCGGTTCCGACGCGGACATCGTCATCTTTGATCCCACGGCCCGCCGCACCATTTCCGCCGCCAGCCACCACATGAACGTGGACTACAATCCGTTTGAAGGGATGGAGGTTCAGGGCGAAGTGGTGAGCGTCTTGCTGCGCGGGGAATTTGTCATCCGCGACAAGCAGTTCGTCGGCCAACCCGGCGCCGGGCGGTATCTGAAGCGGGCGAAGTTTCACCGTCCATAGAGGGAAAAGAGGAGGGATCACGCATGCCGGATGTGGTAAAAATTGGCCTGATCCAGGCGACGCATGACGTGCACGGCGACGAGCCGGTTCACGTCCACAAGGAAAAGGCGATCGAAAAGCATGTGCGCATGGTGCGGGAAGCGGCCAACCAAGGAGCGCAGATCATCTGCCTGCAGGAAATCTTTTACGGACCCTACTTCTGCACCGAACAGACGACCAAATGGTACGAATCGGCGGAAGAAGTGCCCGATGGGCCAACCACCCAGCTGTTTCAGCAGCTGGCCAAAGAGCTGCAAGCGGTGCTGATCGTGCCGCTGTACGAGCGGGAGGGGATCGGCGTCTACTACAACACGGCGGTGGTCATCGACGCTGACGGCAGCTACCTCGGCAAGTACCGCAAACAGCACATCCCCCATGTGGCTGCCGGCGGCCCCGGCTGCGGATTTTGGGAGAAGTACTACTTCAAGCCCGGCAATCTCGGTTATCCCGTATTTGATACGGCATTTGCCAAAGTGGGGGTCTACATCTGCTACGACCGCCATTTTCCGGAAGGAGCGCGGCTGTTGGCACTGAACGGCGCGGAAATCGTGTTCAACCCCTCGGCGACGGTTGCCGGGTTGTCCGAATACCTGTGGAAACTGGAGCAGCCCGCCCATGCCGTGGCAAACGGCTACTACGTGGCCGCGATCAACCGCGTGGGCGTGGAGGCGCCGTGGAACATGGGCGAGTTTTACGGCCAATCGTATCTGGTCAACCCGCGCGGGCAGATCGTCGCCATCGCCAGCCGCGATCAGGACGAGGTGCTGGTGGCGGAGATGGACAAGAGATTGATCAGGGAAGTTCGCGACCAGTGGCAGTTCTTCCGCGACCGCAGACCGGAGACGTACGAAGACATGGTTCGCCTGCTGCCGTAGCGGGGGCAAGCGAAACAAGGCAGTGGCAATCAGCCGCTGCCTTGTTTGCCTGTTAAGAAAGCCCTGGTACTCTATTTTCCCGTAAAGGATTTCCCGTTTTGCACGGAAGAGGTAAACGATATACCAAAACCAATTCGCCTGTTTGCCGCTGTTCTTTCAAAGGCTTGAACGATGAAGGAACGGTGCGCTGTTCGTTTGGTGACACTTCGCCGGTGACGACGATCTGTTTCGCGGCGGTGCCAGGATTCGCGAATTGGACAAGCATAAATTGGGGAAAGCGTGAAAAGCTGATGAAGAAGAACCGGGTAAACGTAGGGGGAGCAGCCCGCATGGAACCAGGCCGAACAAAAGTTGCCCGCCGTGAGCGGATGATGGAACGGGTCAAACGCAATCCCGCGCAAACCTTGTCCCTCGGCTTTCTCTGCTTGATTCTCATCGGTACGTCGTTGCTGATGCTGCCGATCGCGACCAAGGAAGGGCATTCCGTATCGTTTCTTGATGCGTTGTTTGAAGCGACATCTGCGGTTTGTGTCACAGGGTTGGTGGTGGTCGATACGCAAACCACGTTTACCTTGTTCGGGCAAACAGTTCTGATGGTGTTAATCCAAATCGGCGGGCTAGGGTTCATGACCTTCGCCATCCTGATTGCCTTGTTGCTGGGCAAAAATATTGGCTTGCTCGAAAGGCGAATGCTTCAGGAATCCTTAAACAAAATCACGTTAGGCGGCGTGGTTCAGCTTGTGAAGTTTATTGTTGGGTTTACCTTGCTCAGCGAAGCGATCGGAGCGATCATCCTGACGATCCGCTGGGCGCACGATTTCGGATTTCCCCAGTCGCTGTACTATGGGGTCTTTCATTCCGTTTCCGCGTTTAACAATGCAGGATTTGACTTGATGGGCGGATTTCGCAGTCTGACCGGTTACGCCGGTGATGTGACCGTCATGTTGACGCTGAGCGCGTTATTTATCATTGGCGGCTTGGGGTATACCGTTGTCTGGGATCTTTTGAACAAAAAATCTTTTAGGAAATGTTCCTTGCAAACAAAACTCGTGCTGATGATGACCGTAATGCTGAATGTGCTGGGAACGGTCATGATCTTTTTGTTGGAATACAA contains:
- a CDS encoding nitrilase-related carbon-nitrogen hydrolase; this encodes MPDVVKIGLIQATHDVHGDEPVHVHKEKAIEKHVRMVREAANQGAQIICLQEIFYGPYFCTEQTTKWYESAEEVPDGPTTQLFQQLAKELQAVLIVPLYEREGIGVYYNTAVVIDADGSYLGKYRKQHIPHVAAGGPGCGFWEKYYFKPGNLGYPVFDTAFAKVGVYICYDRHFPEGARLLALNGAEIVFNPSATVAGLSEYLWKLEQPAHAVANGYYVAAINRVGVEAPWNMGEFYGQSYLVNPRGQIVAIASRDQDEVLVAEMDKRLIREVRDQWQFFRDRRPETYEDMVRLLP
- the hydA gene encoding dihydropyrimidinase, producing MAKVIRGGTIVTAADTYQADVRLEGEQIVAIGQGLDTSGAEVIDAAGCYVFPGAVDPHTHLEMPFGGTVTADDFATGTRAAAFGGTTTIIDFCLTKKGEPLRQAIAAWHEKAANKAAIDYGFHLMIAEANDQVLDELQEVVEEEGITSLKVFMAYKNVFQADDETLFKTLIRARELGALVQVHAENGDVIEYLTQRALASGNTDPIYHAYTRPPEAEGEATGRAAALAALANSQLYVVHVTCREAVEQIAQARERGWQVYGETCPQYLTLDISYLEKPDFEGAKYVWSPPLREASHQEVLWNALKSGILQTVGSDQCSFNFRGQKELGRGDFTKIPNGGPVIEDRVGLLYSEGVHAGRISLNQFVDLVSTKAAKLFGLFPRKGTIAVGSDADIVIFDPTARRTISAASHHMNVDYNPFEGMEVQGEVVSVLLRGEFVIRDKQFVGQPGAGRYLKRAKFHRP
- a CDS encoding TrkH family potassium uptake protein; its protein translation is MEPGRTKVARRERMMERVKRNPAQTLSLGFLCLILIGTSLLMLPIATKEGHSVSFLDALFEATSAVCVTGLVVVDTQTTFTLFGQTVLMVLIQIGGLGFMTFAILIALLLGKNIGLLERRMLQESLNKITLGGVVQLVKFIVGFTLLSEAIGAIILTIRWAHDFGFPQSLYYGVFHSVSAFNNAGFDLMGGFRSLTGYAGDVTVMLTLSALFIIGGLGYTVVWDLLNKKSFRKCSLQTKLVLMMTVMLNVLGTVMIFLLEYKNPATLGGLPLKEQILAAYFHGVVPRTAGFNTLSMPDLTLSSQFVTMLLMFIGGGSGGTAGGIKVTTFVIIMLAVWSLIRGRGDVHIMKRRIPKDLLFRAFSITIYSMGLISLILFLLTITEEAPLHVLLFEVISAFGTVGMSLGVTPELSGAGKVLITLLMFVGRVGPLTIAFALARDRNELHYKYAEEKLMIG